The sequence below is a genomic window from Methanobrevibacter sp..
CAAAAAACAATGCCAAAATCAAGGAAACGAACATTCAAGACCAAACGAGGTGTTTTAAAACGAATATATCGCAGAGATTTAATTTGAAACCAAAATCGAAAAAACGATTTTGAAAATCAACAAAGTTTTTGAAAGAGTCTAGTATTATTGAACTTGTTCGATGCAAGGCGAACATTATATATACTACAAAAATCAATGTATTAATAGAAGTTCGTAGCAATACGAACGTATTATTATACATGACAAAACATACATTATTGTATGTGAGAGCACTCGCTCTCGAATTTATGATTACATTTAATTAACAGAAAATGGTGTGTTTTAAATGGAAAGAACTTCAGAATTAGGAAAAAGTTTAAAAGAATCTGCAAAAATAAATGTAGAAAAAAATAATGGAATTAAAGAAAGATTCAGCTATGAAAAATTAGTAAAATCATTAGTAATGGTTGAAACTCCATTTTTTGAATCTGACAAAATTGTAGCAACTGTAGTATCCCAATTACACGACGGAATCAAAACCAAAGAAATTAAAAAAATTGTACACGAATGTTTAGAAGACATTGATTCCGAAATTGCAAACAAATACTTAGCAAGTACCAGATTAAAAGTACGTACTTCAAGAGATACTATTGAAGCATTCGATTTATCTAGAATCGCAAACACTTTAATTGAAGAAACTGGAGCAAGCCAAGAAACTGCATTCAAAATTGCAACCGAAACTTGGAAAGAACTCAAAAAATTAAACGTAGAATACTTGACTGCTCCAATGATCAGGGAAATCGTTAACACTAAATTAGTGGAATACGGATTAGAAGATTTAAGAAGCCGTTACACCCGTTTAGGTATTCCTGTATACAACATTACCAACTTAATTGAAAACGGTAACAGAGATAACGCAAACATGATTCACAACCCTGAAAGTATTCACAAACATGTAGCAGACGAAGCATTAAAACAATATGCACTCTTAAAAATGCTCCCTGCAAACTTAGCAGATGCACACATGTCCGGTGACATTCACATTCACGATTTAGAATTCTTCGCTGGAAGACCTTTAAACTGTATGCAACACGATATCAGAACATTCATCAAATACGGACTTAAAGTAGACGGTACCGGTGACCACACCTCCATTGCAGGTGCACCAAACCATATGGAAACTTTAATGAACCACACTGGTGAAATCATGCTTGCAGCACAACAAAACATGTCTGGAGGACAAGGAATGTCCCTCTGGAACGTATTTGTAGCACCATTCGCAAGAGGCAGAACCTACGACGAAATCAAACAATCAGTTCAAATGCTCGTTTACAACTTAAACATGGCATATGCAGCAAGAGGATCCCAAGTTCCATTTACCAGTATGGCATTAGAATTTGGTGTTCCAGACTTCTTGAAAGAAGAAACCGCATACGGACCAAAAGGACAAGTAGTTGGAACCTATGCTGACTTCGAAGAAGAAACCAGATTAATCCAAAGAGCATTCACTGAAACTTTACTCGAAGGAGATAACGAAGGAAAACCTCATTTATTCCCTAACACTATCTACACCCTCCGTAAAGAAACAATGACCAGTGAATACGAAGAAGATATCAGATTAGTTCACGAATTATCTGCAAAATACGGTTCATCCTACTTCGTAAACATGTTCCCTAAATACAGAGGAAAAATGGCAAACTACATGGGATGCAGAACCTGTTTACAAGATACTTGGACTGGTGACTGGGACCAAGACTGTTTAAGAACTGGTAACCTCGCTTACGTTACCTTAAACTTACCAAGAATCGGATACCAATCCAGAGATGAAAGCCAAGTATTCGAATACTTAGATGCTTACATGGATCTTGCAGTTGAAACATTAATGCTCAGAAGAGAACAAGGATTAAAATGTTTAAACGATTTCCACATTT
It includes:
- the nrdD gene encoding anaerobic ribonucleoside-triphosphate reductase codes for the protein MERTSELGKSLKESAKINVEKNNGIKERFSYEKLVKSLVMVETPFFESDKIVATVVSQLHDGIKTKEIKKIVHECLEDIDSEIANKYLASTRLKVRTSRDTIEAFDLSRIANTLIEETGASQETAFKIATETWKELKKLNVEYLTAPMIREIVNTKLVEYGLEDLRSRYTRLGIPVYNITNLIENGNRDNANMIHNPESIHKHVADEALKQYALLKMLPANLADAHMSGDIHIHDLEFFAGRPLNCMQHDIRTFIKYGLKVDGTGDHTSIAGAPNHMETLMNHTGEIMLAAQQNMSGGQGMSLWNVFVAPFARGRTYDEIKQSVQMLVYNLNMAYAARGSQVPFTSMALEFGVPDFLKEETAYGPKGQVVGTYADFEEETRLIQRAFTETLLEGDNEGKPHLFPNTIYTLRKETMTSEYEEDIRLVHELSAKYGSSYFVNMFPKYRGKMANYMGCRTCLQDTWTGDWDQDCLRTGNLAYVTLNLPRIGYQSRDESQVFEYLDAYMDLAVETLMLRREQGLKCLNDFHILPFLKQQVAEDSYYRIQNSTLSFGFVGLNEMLSSLFGEGIENADANKFGVKCIEYINDRANQLKDETGLRWSVIQTPAESTAYRFATLDKKQFGDQAIVQGEGNANYYTNSSHVPVDTGLSLIEKIKIEEQYHSITPGGHIFHAFMGESYSDPDSLMSLTNKIARKSDIGFWAYSSALSFCLKCKTLMKGLNNVCPTCGEKEDVEWYDRITGYVQQVGRAKSASGGWNPGKRQELIDRRRFEDN